A genomic stretch from Caldicellulosiruptoraceae bacterium PP1 includes:
- a CDS encoding glycosyltransferase, with protein sequence MKICVISGIAPSSQNPMAGIFILNRVYEYKKENDVNFIVPKSCLSNNKQNSYIFNNVKITYLSYLKLFHDPNIVNKYFFTKCIKKYIKNNRPDVIVSHNLTLGHYILKLVKRYNIKVIQFYHGSEIHTLALKNKTFRKMAKDLLENVDGNFFVSNDLLLKAKNITNKINNYFISNNGINTEIFRSYSKEDLALINSIINKENKYTFGFIGHFKYIKGFDMIPSIIDELSKLIDISKIKLIIIGKGELKDKVIDNLKNKNIDFSVFDAMKQSELAKYLNCIDTVIMPSRNEGFPCLIREALACGCHILASDVGGIKEAAFSEKSKIISFDNDFIKNFSKAMAFNFNQNKKNISLNEEIIKQFSWQNIARNELKIIKDLLE encoded by the coding sequence ATGAAAATTTGTGTTATTAGCGGAATTGCACCATCTTCACAAAATCCAATGGCAGGTATTTTCATTTTAAATAGGGTATATGAATACAAAAAAGAAAATGATGTAAACTTTATTGTTCCTAAATCTTGTTTATCTAATAATAAACAAAATAGCTATATATTCAATAATGTTAAAATAACATATTTATCTTATTTAAAGCTATTTCATGATCCTAATATTGTAAATAAATATTTTTTTACAAAGTGTATAAAAAAATATATAAAGAATAATAGACCTGATGTTATTGTATCCCATAATCTTACTTTAGGCCATTATATACTAAAACTTGTCAAAAGATATAATATAAAAGTTATACAGTTTTATCATGGAAGTGAAATTCACACATTAGCATTAAAAAATAAAACCTTTAGAAAAATGGCTAAAGATCTTTTAGAAAATGTTGATGGTAATTTTTTTGTAAGCAATGATTTATTATTAAAAGCTAAGAATATAACAAATAAAATAAATAATTATTTTATTTCTAACAATGGGATAAATACTGAAATATTCAGGAGTTATTCAAAGGAAGATTTGGCGTTAATTAATTCTATAATAAACAAAGAAAATAAATATACTTTTGGATTTATTGGGCACTTTAAATATATAAAAGGATTTGATATGATTCCAAGCATAATTGATGAACTAAGTAAGTTAATAGATATTTCAAAAATAAAATTAATTATTATTGGTAAAGGAGAATTAAAAGATAAAGTTATAGATAATCTAAAAAATAAAAATATCGATTTTTCGGTGTTCGATGCAATGAAACAAAGTGAACTAGCTAAATATCTTAATTGTATTGATACAGTTATTATGCCAAGTAGAAATGAAGGGTTTCCTTGCCTTATAAGAGAAGCATTAGCATGTGGATGCCATATTTTAGCATCTGACGTAGGAGGAATAAAAGAAGCAGCTTTTTCTGAAAAATCAAAGATTATTAGTTTTGATAATGATTTTATAAAGAATTTTTCAAAAGCTATGGCATTTAACTTTAACCAAAATAAAAAGAACATATCGCTAAACGAAGAAATTATAAAGCAATTCTCATGGCAAAATATAGCAAGGAACGAATTAAAAATTATTAAGGATTTGTTGGAATAA
- a CDS encoding lipopolysaccharide biosynthesis protein — MNILSKKNIQLICLITVLFFVLSVVVVLFTTKTLWTAEENIKIDNSLLNPLSQVNNLSPVSNMIQGIYSNLTNIEINKEYLEMVALNSPFIDYVKKYYGEDERLGITVDLKASKNGIFYLILKSTAPTKDDSLKMLSKYETMLKTQISTELISKSKTGQKMLMQLKNQIQTNINEKNKDVSNEMLASLYILEWYSDNFNNLIDINKAIGTYGEIKNYESVGSKFEKAIRIVAGTFAGLFIGVLAVLIRERNNIIKSI; from the coding sequence ATGAATATTTTATCAAAAAAGAACATTCAACTAATATGTTTAATAACTGTTTTATTCTTTGTTTTATCAGTTGTAGTAGTTTTATTTACTACAAAAACACTTTGGACTGCAGAAGAAAATATAAAAATTGATAACAGCCTTTTAAATCCATTAAGTCAAGTAAATAACCTGTCACCCGTTTCTAATATGATTCAAGGAATATATTCAAATCTAACAAACATTGAAATAAATAAGGAATATCTTGAGATGGTAGCATTAAATTCTCCATTTATTGATTATGTAAAAAAGTATTATGGTGAAGATGAAAGATTAGGAATTACTGTAGATTTAAAAGCAAGCAAAAATGGCATTTTTTATTTAATATTAAAATCTACTGCTCCTACCAAAGATGATTCCTTGAAAATGCTATCAAAATATGAAACTATGTTAAAAACTCAAATTTCTACTGAATTAATATCAAAATCAAAGACTGGCCAGAAAATGCTTATGCAATTAAAAAATCAAATACAAACAAATATAAATGAAAAAAATAAAGATGTAAGCAATGAAATGTTAGCATCACTTTATATTTTAGAATGGTACTCTGATAATTTTAATAATTTGATAGATATAAATAAAGCTATTGGGACATATGGTGAAATTAAAAATTATGAGTCAGTTGGAAGTAAATTTGAAAAAGCAATAAGGATAGTTGCAGGCACTTTTGCTGGATTATTTATTGGTGTGTTAGCTGTTCTTATTAGAGAAAGAAATAATATAATAAAGAGTATTTAG
- a CDS encoding ComEC/Rec2 family competence protein: MKIIKNLILILVLISILFFLASCDLENFDYNLLSSDIRNNTLSFAFLDVGQGDSIIIKTPNNNFILIDSGPRSSLDKFKKYLKLLNIDKFYAVFATHPHEDHIGNMDYVMNNYTIKNFYSSNSYTNTDTFMDMLNSLKRKNLKIKALWAGDKITIDDIEFEILSPSKKYEELNNMSLVIKVSYKGNSVLLMGDAMNEAEKDIIKNGYNLKSDIIKIGHHGSYSSSSFQFLKLVNPKYAIISAAKNNEYGHPHKVTLNKLKKLKIKTYITKDDGTIIANITDKVEITTLNILTRRD, encoded by the coding sequence TTGAAAATAATAAAAAATCTGATCCTAATATTAGTTTTAATATCCATTTTATTTTTTTTGGCTTCTTGTGATTTAGAAAATTTTGATTACAATTTATTGTCATCAGATATAAGAAATAATACTCTATCATTTGCTTTTTTAGATGTAGGTCAAGGTGATTCCATAATAATTAAGACACCTAATAATAACTTTATATTGATTGATTCTGGTCCTAGGTCTTCATTAGATAAATTTAAAAAATATCTTAAATTACTTAATATTGACAAATTTTATGCTGTATTTGCTACACATCCACACGAAGACCACATTGGGAATATGGATTATGTAATGAATAATTATACCATAAAAAATTTTTATTCATCCAATAGTTACACAAATACTGATACATTTATGGATATGCTTAATAGTCTAAAGAGAAAAAACCTTAAGATAAAAGCCTTGTGGGCTGGGGATAAAATTACCATTGATGATATTGAATTTGAGATACTTTCACCATCGAAAAAATATGAAGAGTTAAATAATATGAGTTTGGTAATTAAAGTTAGCTATAAAGGAAATTCAGTGTTACTTATGGGAGATGCAATGAATGAGGCTGAAAAAGATATTATTAAGAACGGTTATAATCTTAAATCTGATATAATAAAGATTGGTCATCATGGTAGTTATTCATCAAGTAGTTTTCAATTTCTTAAGTTAGTAAATCCTAAATATGCTATAATTTCTGCCGCTAAAAATAATGAATATGGTCATCCTCATAAGGTAACATTGAATAAATTAAAAAAATTAAAAATAAAAACATATATAACAAAAGACGATGGAACTATTATTGCTAATATAACTGATAAAGTTGAAATAACAACTTTGAATATTTTAACAAGGAGAGATTAA
- a CDS encoding Gfo/Idh/MocA family protein: MDKLKFALIGCGRISSKHAEAFANNYNDIEVSAFCDISLEKAVITREKYYQFLKNRGIDINKEIPVYSNYTEMLEKEKIDVVNIATYSGLHAKHALDCLEYDKHVIVEKPMALSLYDADQMIKKAEEKNKVLAVCLQNRFNKSVQKLKRSIEEGKFGKILYAVANIRWNRNDEYYKSDSWRGTWELDGGALMNQCTHNIDLLQWIIGDDVSSIFGDIETFLRNIEAEDTGFGFLKFNNGSRGIIEGTTCTYPTNLEETLSIFGESATAVLGGTSVNRINVWRVEGENEQEVINSYLENPDNVYGFGHTPLFKDIINAIRNNTKPLVTGQEGKKSLEIILGIYKSSIKGTPVNLPLGNYSTLDVKKERQRYINVLFKSKC, encoded by the coding sequence ATGGATAAGTTAAAATTTGCATTAATTGGTTGTGGTAGAATATCATCAAAACATGCAGAAGCTTTTGCTAATAATTATAATGATATTGAAGTTAGTGCTTTTTGCGATATTTCTTTAGAAAAAGCAGTAATAACAAGAGAGAAATATTATCAATTTCTGAAAAATAGAGGGATAGATATTAACAAAGAAATACCAGTATATAGCAATTATACTGAAATGTTAGAAAAAGAAAAAATAGATGTTGTAAATATTGCAACATATAGTGGTTTGCATGCAAAACATGCATTAGATTGCTTAGAATATGATAAACATGTTATTGTAGAAAAGCCAATGGCATTATCTCTCTATGATGCTGATCAAATGATAAAGAAAGCAGAAGAAAAAAATAAGGTTTTAGCAGTTTGCCTACAAAATAGATTTAACAAAAGTGTTCAAAAATTGAAAAGATCAATTGAAGAGGGTAAGTTTGGTAAAATACTTTATGCTGTTGCTAATATTAGATGGAATAGAAATGATGAATATTACAAATCTGATTCATGGAGAGGGACCTGGGAGCTTGACGGTGGTGCATTGATGAACCAATGTACACATAATATTGATCTTCTTCAATGGATAATTGGAGATGATGTTAGCTCTATTTTTGGAGATATTGAAACATTTTTGAGAAATATAGAAGCTGAAGATACTGGGTTTGGCTTTTTAAAGTTTAATAATGGTTCTAGAGGCATAATTGAAGGAACTACTTGCACGTATCCTACTAACCTAGAAGAAACACTTAGTATTTTTGGAGAATCTGCAACAGCAGTTCTTGGAGGAACATCAGTTAATAGAATTAATGTTTGGAGAGTTGAAGGAGAAAATGAACAAGAAGTTATAAATAGTTATTTAGAAAATCCAGACAATGTTTACGGATTTGGACATACACCTTTATTTAAAGATATAATTAATGCAATCAGAAATAACACAAAGCCATTGGTCACTGGACAGGAAGGGAAAAAATCACTTGAGATAATACTTGGAATTTATAAATCTTCAATAAAAGGTACACCTGTTAATTTGCCGTTAGGAAATTACTCTACTCTTGATGTAAAGAAAGAAAGGCAGAGATATATTAATGTATTATTTAAGTCCAAATGCTAA
- a CDS encoding DapH/DapD/GlmU-related protein, with amino-acid sequence MYYLSPNAKVGENTKIGYYSIIEDGVIIGKNCSIGHHVIIKQGTIIEDNVEIADGTIIGKLPQKSANSKTTQIENNLICKISPNVRIGSNSIIYAGATIEEKVFIADLVTIRENVIIGKGTIVGRGVCIENKCKIGENCKLESNAYITAFSDVEDFAFIAPGVITSNDNYVGRDPERVKHFKGVIVKKGGRIGANATILPGKIIEEDTLIAAGSVVTKDTKPRKIYLGNPAKEYKDVPEKQLLENQ; translated from the coding sequence ATGTATTATTTAAGTCCAAATGCTAAAGTTGGTGAAAATACAAAAATTGGATATTATTCGATAATAGAAGATGGAGTTATTATTGGGAAAAATTGTTCTATAGGGCATCATGTTATCATTAAACAGGGTACAATCATTGAGGACAATGTTGAAATTGCTGATGGAACAATTATTGGTAAATTGCCTCAAAAAAGTGCCAATAGTAAAACCACCCAAATTGAAAATAATTTAATTTGTAAGATATCTCCAAATGTTAGAATAGGATCCAACAGTATAATTTATGCCGGTGCAACAATTGAAGAAAAAGTATTTATTGCTGATCTTGTTACTATTAGAGAGAATGTTATAATAGGAAAAGGAACAATAGTAGGAAGAGGCGTTTGCATAGAAAATAAATGCAAAATAGGTGAAAATTGCAAATTAGAATCTAATGCATATATTACAGCTTTTTCAGATGTTGAAGATTTTGCATTTATTGCCCCAGGTGTTATTACATCAAATGATAATTATGTTGGCAGGGATCCAGAGAGAGTCAAACATTTTAAAGGAGTTATTGTTAAAAAAGGAGGAAGGATTGGAGCAAATGCTACAATCCTTCCAGGTAAGATCATAGAGGAAGACACATTAATTGCTGCTGGTAGTGTTGTTACAAAGGACACAAAACCAAGAAAAATATATTTAGGCAATCCTGCAAAGGAGTATAAAGATGTTCCCGAAAAACAACTTCTTGAAAATCAATGA
- a CDS encoding DegT/DnrJ/EryC1/StrS family aminotransferase, with product MISLIDLKRQYLSIKDEINKAVIETLESGNYILGETVEKFEKDICNYLGVNYAIGVANGTDALVISLKALGIGPQDEVITTPWTFFATAEAIVQVGAKPVFVDVDKDTYNIDVNQIESKITKNTKAILPVHIFGQPADMDPINDLAKKYNLFVIEDACQAFGSEYKNRKIGTLGDIACFSFFPTKNLGGFGDGGIIVTNKQEIAEKVRLLRQHGMKKKYYNEIIGFNSRLDAIQAAMLDVKLKYIDNWNKARRRIANAYKQNISLDKIILPYEKNGLKHIYHLFVLQYENRELIMKYLNENNISTGVYYPVPLHLTKALEYLGYKKGDFPIAEMLSTKTFAIPMFPELNENEINYIISKINMFGGK from the coding sequence TTGATAAGTTTAATTGATTTAAAAAGACAATATTTAAGTATAAAAGATGAGATAAATAAAGCAGTAATAGAAACTTTGGAAAGTGGGAACTATATTTTAGGAGAAACAGTTGAAAAATTTGAAAAAGACATCTGCAATTATTTAGGGGTAAATTATGCTATTGGTGTTGCAAATGGAACTGATGCACTTGTTATTTCATTAAAAGCATTAGGAATTGGCCCCCAGGATGAGGTTATAACAACTCCTTGGACTTTTTTTGCCACTGCTGAAGCAATTGTTCAAGTAGGAGCAAAACCTGTTTTTGTTGATGTTGATAAAGATACATATAATATCGATGTAAACCAAATTGAAAGTAAGATTACAAAAAATACAAAAGCTATATTGCCTGTTCATATTTTTGGACAGCCAGCAGATATGGATCCTATAAATGATTTAGCCAAAAAATATAATTTGTTTGTTATTGAAGATGCATGTCAAGCATTTGGAAGTGAATATAAAAATAGAAAGATAGGAACATTAGGTGATATTGCTTGTTTTTCGTTTTTCCCAACTAAGAATTTAGGTGGCTTTGGAGATGGAGGGATTATAGTTACAAACAAACAAGAAATTGCTGAAAAGGTTAGATTACTTAGGCAACATGGAATGAAAAAAAAGTATTACAATGAGATAATTGGTTTTAATAGTAGATTAGATGCCATACAAGCAGCAATGTTAGATGTTAAATTGAAATATATTGATAATTGGAATAAAGCAAGAAGAAGAATTGCAAATGCTTATAAACAAAATATTTCATTGGATAAAATTATTTTACCTTATGAAAAAAATGGCTTAAAACATATATACCATTTATTTGTATTGCAATATGAAAATAGAGAACTTATTATGAAATATTTAAATGAAAATAATATTTCTACTGGAGTTTACTATCCTGTACCATTACATTTAACAAAGGCGTTGGAATATTTAGGATATAAAAAAGGGGATTTTCCAATTGCCGAAATGCTAAGCACAAAAACATTTGCTATTCCAATGTTTCCTGAGCTTAATGAAAATGAGATAAACTATATTATATCAAAAATAAATATGTTTGGAGGTAAATAA
- the ruvX gene encoding Holliday junction resolvase RuvX has product MRKLCLDIGERRIGVALSDPMNIIATGVKTIDLKKEDLFKEIDELFKKFEIDQVIIGYPFNKTNIDIKNKRQLVIDDIALKISELYNVKVVKWDERFSTKAVERVLIEDSQKWQKRKDVVDKLAAQYILQGYLDSINK; this is encoded by the coding sequence ATGAGAAAACTATGCTTAGATATTGGTGAAAGAAGGATTGGTGTTGCATTATCTGATCCAATGAATATTATTGCAACAGGTGTCAAGACAATTGATCTTAAAAAAGAAGATTTGTTTAAAGAGATAGATGAATTATTTAAAAAGTTTGAGATAGATCAAGTCATAATTGGATACCCATTCAACAAAACTAATATTGACATAAAAAATAAAAGGCAATTAGTAATTGATGATATTGCTTTAAAAATTAGTGAATTATATAATGTTAAAGTGGTAAAGTGGGATGAAAGATTTTCAACAAAAGCTGTTGAAAGAGTATTAATAGAGGATTCCCAAAAATGGCAAAAACGAAAAGATGTTGTTGATAAATTGGCAGCACAATACATTCTTCAAGGTTATTTAGATAGCATCAACAAGTAG
- a CDS encoding nucleotide sugar dehydrogenase yields MNEIAKKLLEKFEKREAVIGVVGLGYVGLPLAVEKAKAGYKVIGFDIQQRRVDMVNNGENYIGDVVDKELKELVQNGKLVATIDYSQIKDVDAVAICVPTPLDKYQQPDISYVVNSSREIAKYLHSGMLIVLESTTYPGTTEEIVMPILEETGLKCGTDFFLAFSPERVDPGNKHYNTKNTPKVVGGVTPECTIIAARLYENVLDSEVFKVSSPKVAEMEKILENTFRNINIALVNEMAILCERMKIDVWEVIEAAKTKPYGFMAFYPGPGLGGHCIPIDPFYLTWKAREYDYHTRLIEIAGEINNFMPEYVVDRVMKILNKFKKPLNGSKILILGVAYKNDIDDLRESPALKVIENFEKENAEIIYNDPYIPTFTHKGKTYSSVDLNEDLLKSADIVVITTNHSNYDYETIVKNAKLVFDTRNATKDLFKMYENVYKL; encoded by the coding sequence ATGAATGAAATTGCAAAAAAATTATTAGAAAAATTTGAGAAAAGAGAAGCAGTTATAGGTGTTGTTGGACTAGGCTATGTTGGCCTTCCTTTAGCTGTGGAAAAAGCAAAAGCAGGTTATAAAGTTATTGGATTTGATATTCAACAAAGAAGAGTTGATATGGTAAACAATGGTGAAAACTACATTGGTGATGTTGTTGATAAGGAACTAAAAGAACTTGTTCAAAACGGAAAATTAGTTGCTACAATTGATTATAGTCAAATAAAAGATGTTGATGCTGTAGCAATATGTGTTCCAACTCCTCTTGATAAATATCAACAGCCAGATATTTCTTATGTAGTTAATTCTTCAAGAGAAATTGCTAAATATCTTCATTCAGGAATGTTAATTGTTCTTGAATCAACTACTTATCCTGGAACAACAGAAGAAATAGTAATGCCTATATTGGAAGAAACAGGTCTAAAATGTGGCACTGATTTCTTTTTAGCATTTTCACCAGAAAGAGTTGACCCTGGTAATAAACACTACAATACAAAGAATACTCCAAAAGTTGTTGGCGGAGTTACGCCAGAATGTACAATAATTGCTGCAAGGTTGTACGAGAATGTATTGGATAGTGAAGTTTTCAAGGTTAGTAGCCCAAAAGTAGCTGAAATGGAAAAAATTCTTGAAAATACATTTAGAAATATCAATATAGCTTTGGTAAATGAGATGGCAATACTTTGCGAAAGAATGAAGATAGATGTTTGGGAAGTTATTGAAGCGGCAAAAACAAAGCCATATGGTTTTATGGCATTCTATCCTGGTCCGGGTCTTGGTGGGCACTGTATTCCAATAGATCCTTTTTATCTTACTTGGAAAGCAAGAGAATATGATTATCATACAAGGTTGATAGAAATTGCAGGTGAAATTAACAATTTTATGCCAGAATATGTTGTTGATAGAGTGATGAAAATACTTAATAAATTTAAAAAACCATTAAATGGTTCAAAAATATTGATATTGGGTGTAGCATATAAAAATGATATTGATGATTTAAGAGAATCACCAGCTTTAAAAGTAATTGAGAATTTTGAAAAAGAGAATGCTGAAATAATTTATAATGACCCATATATACCTACATTTACACATAAAGGTAAAACATATTCATCTGTTGATTTAAACGAAGATTTATTAAAATCAGCTGATATTGTTGTAATAACAACAAATCATTCAAATTATGATTATGAAACAATTGTTAAGAATGCTAAGCTTGTATTTGATACGAGGAATGCAACTAAGGATTTATTTAAAATGTATGAAAATGTATATAAACTTTAA
- a CDS encoding O-antigen ligase family protein has protein sequence MFPKNNFLKINEKYIILIALTIGIITYQFVRVSFILFYLYLAIIIFSSFKNTNEQKLTLNQLLIIPIVIYFFIFLLGMLFLCQSINKIKSLLYLLNSWIIPIMFYFIFLKNRNKLSFEIQYENIIIFLTFISCIIALIEFVYYIFIKHSTRDRVISIFFNPNTFAYYIVAITPLIINKYKKMSLQISILFFVVILLTNSRTGLIIYFTEIILLNYSSIKKNYLKLLVPFSFILLIFSRRIIYRIPKLENLKNYDDAVSLRLQAIEFSIKKIKDLSFFKGIGVGQFYDYYKITSDSGRIILHSAHNMFLNIFVEYGIIGFVLIYFLTIFCIIIASFLYFQRRRISDFNILIAFIMITIFQFFDMAEIGNIRMIPLNIVYIYYVYKILSNFGVWREIKYGKQCEKLL, from the coding sequence ATGTTCCCGAAAAACAACTTCTTGAAAATCAATGAGAAGTATATAATTTTAATTGCATTAACTATTGGAATAATAACCTATCAATTTGTGAGGGTAAGTTTCATATTATTTTATTTATATTTAGCAATAATAATATTTTCATCTTTTAAAAATACTAATGAACAAAAACTTACTCTTAATCAGTTACTTATTATTCCAATAGTTATTTATTTTTTTATTTTCCTTTTAGGTATGTTATTTTTATGTCAAAGTATAAACAAAATAAAATCTTTATTATATTTATTAAATAGCTGGATTATACCAATAATGTTTTATTTTATTTTTTTAAAAAATAGAAATAAATTGAGCTTTGAGATACAATATGAAAATATCATTATATTCTTAACTTTTATTTCATGTATTATCGCACTGATTGAATTCGTGTATTATATTTTTATAAAGCATTCAACACGAGATAGAGTTATTTCTATTTTTTTTAATCCCAATACTTTTGCATACTACATTGTTGCAATAACACCATTGATAATTAATAAATATAAAAAAATGAGCTTGCAGATTTCAATATTGTTTTTTGTAGTAATTTTATTAACTAACTCAAGGACTGGATTAATTATTTATTTTACTGAAATTATTCTGTTGAATTATTCATCAATTAAAAAGAATTACTTAAAATTACTAGTTCCATTTTCTTTTATTTTATTAATTTTTAGTAGAAGAATAATTTATCGAATTCCAAAACTTGAAAATCTGAAGAATTATGATGATGCTGTATCTCTTCGGTTACAAGCAATTGAATTTTCAATTAAAAAAATTAAAGATTTATCATTTTTTAAAGGGATTGGTGTTGGACAATTTTATGACTATTATAAAATAACATCAGATAGTGGGAGAATAATATTACATTCTGCCCATAATATGTTTCTAAATATTTTTGTTGAATATGGTATAATAGGATTTGTATTAATTTATTTCTTAACTATTTTTTGCATTATTATAGCATCTTTTTTGTATTTTCAAAGAAGAAGGATAAGTGATTTTAATATTCTTATTGCTTTTATAATGATAACAATATTTCAATTCTTTGATATGGCTGAAATTGGGAATATCAGAATGATTCCATTGAATATTGTTTATATATATTATGTTTATAAAATATTATCTAACTTTGGAGTTTGGAGAGAAATTAAGTATGGGAAACAATGCGAAAAACTATTATGA
- a CDS encoding O-antigen ligase family protein, whose translation MGNNAKNYYEKLIAILIYMTFFFSFFGSFLAYPKISFLFMYRISLAFLLFIIFIFIYYFSIDYKNLNNVTTYFAIIWISYSLLSFIWVADIKNALRDQVFLTINLIVILIFMYFAKLLKPLIIYKIVAITYSISSFVGIIEIFTDKHLWISKIPQYGLKHVPSAFFSNPNDFATYLVLFLPYIIYLFLLSKNNISKYFYVFIIFLSIINIIFTESRANYFAVVIIFLLLPFIVNNNYKKETIRFYFYFIMFIFLIVGFKLDAGLINKFIEMVTTQINSLFDFDVASMSSNVRRELLTKYGFSILIDYFLLGCGSGNSRVYMEKYKDITINTDLHNWLLDILATYGIIIFVLYFIWYLYQIIRLYKISKRLNNDLSIGAGATLISLICFIFSSISSSKMIEMRVMWLVFALSNYIISLYNHRKDAIEFGKGNDSNISSSLG comes from the coding sequence ATGGGAAACAATGCGAAAAACTATTATGAAAAATTAATTGCAATATTAATATACATGACCTTTTTCTTTAGTTTTTTTGGAAGTTTTTTAGCTTATCCTAAGATTAGCTTTCTATTTATGTATAGAATTTCATTAGCTTTTTTACTTTTTATTATTTTTATTTTTATATATTATTTTTCAATTGATTATAAAAATCTAAATAATGTAACTACATATTTTGCAATTATCTGGATTTCTTATTCATTACTTTCATTTATATGGGTAGCTGATATTAAGAATGCTTTAAGAGATCAAGTTTTTTTAACTATTAATTTAATAGTAATATTAATTTTTATGTATTTTGCAAAGTTATTAAAGCCATTAATAATTTATAAAATAGTAGCTATTACTTATTCAATAAGCTCATTTGTTGGAATTATTGAAATATTTACTGATAAACATCTTTGGATATCTAAAATACCTCAATATGGGCTTAAGCATGTACCTTCTGCGTTTTTTTCAAACCCTAATGATTTTGCGACTTATTTAGTGCTATTTTTACCATATATTATTTATTTATTTTTACTATCAAAAAACAATATATCTAAATATTTTTATGTTTTTATAATATTTTTATCAATTATAAATATTATATTTACAGAAAGCAGAGCAAATTATTTTGCTGTTGTTATTATATTTTTATTACTACCATTTATAGTTAATAATAATTACAAAAAAGAAACAATAAGATTTTATTTCTATTTTATTATGTTTATATTTTTAATTGTTGGTTTTAAATTGGATGCAGGTTTAATTAATAAGTTTATTGAAATGGTTACAACACAAATAAATTCTTTATTTGATTTTGATGTTGCATCAATGTCATCAAATGTTAGAAGAGAACTATTAACAAAATATGGTTTTTCAATATTAATAGATTATTTTTTGTTAGGATGTGGTTCAGGGAACTCTAGAGTTTATATGGAAAAATACAAAGATATAACTATAAACACAGATTTGCATAATTGGTTATTGGATATATTAGCAACTTATGGGATTATAATTTTTGTTTTATATTTTATATGGTATTTATATCAAATAATAAGGCTTTATAAAATTAGCAAAAGATTAAATAATGATTTATCAATAGGGGCTGGAGCAACTTTGATTTCTCTTATATGTTTTATTTTTTCTTCTATAAGCTCATCAAAAATGATTGAAATGAGGGTAATGTGGTTAGTATTCGCATTAAGTAATTATATTATTTCGTTATATAATCATAGAAAGGATGCTATAGAATTTGGAAAAGGTAATGATAGTAACATCAGCTCATCCTTGGGATGA